TGTTGTTAGAGCCTTTTGGACACCATTGTTTTATCGTTCGATCTCACCCGACTTGGTTCCCAGTAGGAGATGAGACAACGATCATAGAGGATATGATTGAGCAAGTGCTACAAATGCAAAAAGTTGATGTGAAAAAACTTCGTGAAGAAGCTGCGATTATGATGAGCTGTAAAGCTTCGATTAAAGCTAATCAACATCTTAAAGAGGAAGAAATTTTTTCTTTACTTGAACAGCTTCGACAATCGAGTGACCCATTTACATGTCCACACGGTAGACCCATCATCATTCATTATACGACCTATGAAATGGAAAAAATGTTTAAACGAGTTATGTAAGTTTAAACAATGAGTAATAAGAATTAACAAGGCTAATATAATAGTGTTATGCCGACTCAACAAAAGTCAATAAACACTTTTGTCTCCAGAATGTTGATTATTTTGCGACCCTTGTCGTAAACTGTGCTGCTCCCATACTAAATTAGATATTCAATGCGCTGTTTATTTAAGGAAGAACCTGCGAGCTATATGATTGCGTGTATCGTTCTTGTTCGATAAACATCAGTCATTGTGAAAACAGCTTATATATCATCATGTTTAGCTTAATGGGAGCAAATCTACCTTAGCCTAAAAAAATGAAAAATATAATGGAGAGACTCACGCTGTCCTTTTGCAACTTTTATGTAAAATGGTCTTATTCTCTACTTTTATACATTCACGTTTGCTTAAAAGATTTTTGCTAATATAAGGTGATTAGTGATTTATAACGAAAGCGTTATCATGTCTGGAGATTATAAAATTATTGTGTAGAGTTGTTAAAAAGTATTCATTTTTGGTTATACTATATGAATGTTTAATTAACAAAATTGGATATGTTATGATTTGACTGCAATAGATATAGAAAGTAGTGATCATTAGTTGAATGAAACAGAACAAAAAGTTGTTGTGATTGTAGGTCCGACAGCTGTTGGAAAAACAAAATTAAGCATAGAGCTAGCGAAAAAGTTAAATGGGGAGATTATTAGTGGTGACTCTATGCAAATATATCGGGGAATGGATATTGGTACTGCAAAAATAAAACAAGAAGAGATGGAAGGGATCGAGCATCATTTAATTGATATTAAAGATCCTCATGAATCTTTTTCTGTAGCAGAATTTCAAATGATCGTTCGAAGTTTAATTAGCGATATCCAGTCACGAGGGAAGCTTCCGATGATTGTAGGAGGTACTGGTTTATACATTCAAGCGGTTTTGTATGATTACCAATTCTCCAGTCAACCGACTGACCTTTCATATCGTAATCGCTTACAAGCAAAAGCTGATAATGGTGAATCACATTCGTTATATAATGAACTAAAAAAAGTTGATCCACTCAGTATTGAACGGATTCACCCACATAATGTGAGACGCGTTATACGCGCACTTGAAGTTTACCATGTGACGGGTAAACCAATGTCTGAGTTGCAACAAGACCAGAAACAAGATATATTATATGATAATGCACTTATCGGCTTAACGATGGATCGAGCAAAATTATATGAAAGAATCAATGCACGCGTGGACCTTATGTTTGATCAAGGTCTTGTGAATGAAGCTCACGATCTTTATGAAAGAGGCATAAGGGATTGCCAATCAATTCAAGCGATAGGTTATAAAGAACTATATGAGCATTTTGACGGCAAAATAACGTTAGCAGATGCGAAAGATAGCTTAAAGCAAAATTCACGACGGTATGCCAAACGACAGTTAACGTGGTTTAGAAACAAGATGGACATTGAATGGTTTGATATGACTGATACTAGTCATCTTAATGAAAAGTTAACGGATATTTTCGATTACATAGCAGGAAAGCTCAAACTTTAAGCGAATAATTATGTATATATAGAAAAGAGGAGGACGAAATTATGAAGCAATCAATTAATATTCAAGATCAATTTTTAAATCAAGTTAGAAAAGATGGAGCATTTGTAACAGTTTTCTTATTAAATGGATTTCAATTGAGAGGACAAATAAAAGGATTTGATAATTTTACTGTTTTGCTTGAGACAGAAGGCAAACAGCAATTAATTTATAAACATGCGATTTCAACCTTTGCACCTCAAAAAAATATTCAAATAGATTTTGAATAAATTGTAAGAATAACCTACTAATTAACGTAGGTTATTTTTTTTGAACGAGCTGTTATCGTAATGATTGTTGTTTTTCTACTAAGGAATAAGCAAGCATACATAGGTTTCACGATATCTTTATCGAATGATAAATTATTGCTTTTCACATTCATTAATGGAGATGTGCTATGAAAAATAATAAAATAGCACTGTACGTTTCTTTAATAGTATGTATTAGTAGGATTTCCGATGCTTTTTCTCTTTACCTTTATTTTCAGGATACTGAGGTTTTCTAGTTGGAGTATTCCACCTTCCTTGACTGCGGGACTTCCTGGTTTGATGACCACTCTTAATCAAATTAAAAAGAGGGAAGTCATGGTTAAAGATGAAGCCTGTTTATGACATATTAGGGGTGTTTAAGTTATGCATCTAAATGCAATGTTAAAAATTCACCACAATAACTGAACTAATGAGACCGTTATCATGGTCTCATTTTTTTTATGGCTGTGTTAATCTTAAAGTTGAATTGAATAAAATTTATGGAAGCCCCCACTATAAGATTTTCCTGTTTATTTTACTTCAAAAAGTCTACCATACTTACATTGGAAAATACCCCTTTGTCACATAAACAAATATTAAAACAGGAACAAAACTAAAGACCACGAATAAATTGCTTAATGCTATCAATCTATTTTTAGATAAATAGCCTACATAAAATCCTATTGGGTTAAGAAATAACGTTAACACCCCATAAGGTTCTTGGATGTTAAATACTAAATAAGGAACCCAAGAAAGAAGGCCGATAAGAAAAATGGTAACAGAAAGCCCAAAATATATTTTTGTTTTCAAAGCGACGTGACTCAATAGTCACGACACCACCTTTTTACAGAATTAGTTTTTTTAATCTACAATCATTCGTTCTTTGGAGTTTATTTATTGTATGTATCAATTAATTTTTTTCATATCCTAATGAACGCTTGTTCTGATAATCAACTCGTTGAGACTTGAATTTTGTCAAGCGTAAACTATCATAAGTGTCTGTCATTTCAAATACAAATGATGTTAATAAAAAGTCATTATTATTGTGCTCTGTACTTTCGTTACTACGACTATCAACAAATAAGAACTAAGTAAGGGAGTAATCAAGATACTTTGAAGCTACACCCTTAAAACGGACAATCCATTATTTCATACGAGAATGGAGACTATTTACATATTGAATATGGTATAGACCTTTAATAACGTGTATACCATCATTAGCTTTAATTCTATAATGTTCTAATCCTTTTTCTTTGGCATATGTTTTATAGGCTCTCCAAGCGTATGTGACGAGTACGTTGTCAGGTGTCAGCTTAGAACCAATCATAATATCAATCTGTGTATTCACAACACGCCCCCATACAAGCAACCATGGAGACAGTTGCTTTCGAGCGATCTCTGGCAACAAGTACTAAAACCTGTTCGAGACTAAATCCTCTGAGGGTCAAAAATAATTTAACACTTTGTTTGATATATTAGCCTTAAAAAGTTAGTTGTTATAGGTTCTGGTGTGGATTGAATTAAAGTAGTAAAAATAAATCGATACTCTTACCCATCCTTTTATATGTTTCACCAATGTTCTTACAGATGTAACCGAGACTATCTTATTGAAATCCTTAGTTCTAACTGGAATAAACTGCTATTTACTATGTTGCCTGTACAAAACATAATAAACCTTAATGTCATTTTATTTTATAGATTTAAGTTTGACAAATTAGACGGGTTAATAGTTGATAATGAATTTAAGAAAAAATTGCAGAAATTTGTTAATAAGCTATAAACAAAATATACCACCTTTCCTTTGCTATTACAGTTAATATGATTCCATATGGAGTTTTGTTATAGGCATTTGTCACAATTTTATTTTTCGTACGTATACTAGTAATGAATGTGAGGTGAAATCGCTTGAATCAACCTATGACGATGAAAAATAATGGTCAAATCAATATTATACTTAATAATCAACAAAAGAAAATTGAGGTTAAACGACATCAACAAACTGATGTATATAATAAGCCGTTCCCTTCTCAACATAATATACTTAAAGAAATTGAAGATGAGCTCCTTTCTCTTGTCGGAATGGAAGAAATCAAACGGATTGTTAAAGAAATATATGCATGGATTTTTATTAACAAGAAACGTGAGGAAGAGGGGCTAAAACCAGGTAAACAAGTGCTGCATATGATGTTCAAAGGTAATCCTGGAACGGGAAAAACAACTGTTGCCAGATTATTAGGAAAACTATTTGTTCGTATGAATGTGTTATCGAAAGGACATCTGATTGAGGCTGAGAGGGCAGATTTAGTAGGAGAATATATTGGGCATACTGCACAAAAAACTCGCGAGCTTATTAAGCGTGCTATGGGAGGAATCTTATTTATAGATGAGGCTTACTCACTTGCTCGAGGTGGGGAAAAAGATTTTGGTAAAGAAGCAATTGATACATTAGTCAAGCATATGGAAGACAAACAAAATGAATTTATTTTAATTCTAGCTGGGTATTCAAAGGAAATGGAGCATTTTTTATCGCTCAATCCGGGTCTATATTCTAGGTTCCCATTAGTTATAGATTTTCCAGACTATACTGTTGACCAATTGATGGAAATCGCTTCAAGAATGATCTCCGAAAGAGATTATACATTTCACCAAGAAGCTGAGTGGAAATTACGCAATCATTTACTATCTATTAGAAACTCATTACATCCTGCTTCTTTTAGTAATGGACGTTATGTTAGAAACGTAATAGAAAAGTCAGTTCGTGTTCAAGCAATGAGGTTGTTATTTCAAGAAGAACTCGATAGAAAACAGCTAATGACCATTAATAGTGAGGACTTATTAATTAGTGATATATAACTGTAATTGTTTTAGGTTAATAAAAAATAGAGGGTGATACGTTATTTTAGCACTACGCATCATCCTCATTTTTTATTAATATGTAATAAGGTTTTATTTATCTAACAAAGTACACATTTATAAATCTGTATAGAATTCATATTAAATGCAAATTTAATACGGTAGTAACAGAAAGAAAGCTACTTCCTATAGAGAGTTTTTTGCGTACCAAGTTATAAGCGCGTATCCATCTAGTGGTCGTGGCATCTTTTCTTCTCATAAGATAGATTCAATCATTTTTTAAAAATAGTTTCTAAACTATTACAATAAAAGAACAAAAGGTAATGAAAGAGCCTTAATAAAAACCAATTTTTTGTGAATCCTGTTGATCCTCTTGTTTGAAGCTTATATTTTCAAGGTCAGTAAGTAAACTTTTTCTAGTAGGGTTGAAAACATGAGGAATTTCAT
This window of the Bacillus sp. SM2101 genome carries:
- the miaA gene encoding tRNA (adenosine(37)-N6)-dimethylallyltransferase MiaA, with the protein product MNETEQKVVVIVGPTAVGKTKLSIELAKKLNGEIISGDSMQIYRGMDIGTAKIKQEEMEGIEHHLIDIKDPHESFSVAEFQMIVRSLISDIQSRGKLPMIVGGTGLYIQAVLYDYQFSSQPTDLSYRNRLQAKADNGESHSLYNELKKVDPLSIERIHPHNVRRVIRALEVYHVTGKPMSELQQDQKQDILYDNALIGLTMDRAKLYERINARVDLMFDQGLVNEAHDLYERGIRDCQSIQAIGYKELYEHFDGKITLADAKDSLKQNSRRYAKRQLTWFRNKMDIEWFDMTDTSHLNEKLTDIFDYIAGKLKL
- the hfq gene encoding RNA chaperone Hfq, which encodes MKQSINIQDQFLNQVRKDGAFVTVFLLNGFQLRGQIKGFDNFTVLLETEGKQQLIYKHAISTFAPQKNIQIDFE
- the spoVK gene encoding stage V sporulation protein K; translated protein: MNQPMTMKNNGQINIILNNQQKKIEVKRHQQTDVYNKPFPSQHNILKEIEDELLSLVGMEEIKRIVKEIYAWIFINKKREEEGLKPGKQVLHMMFKGNPGTGKTTVARLLGKLFVRMNVLSKGHLIEAERADLVGEYIGHTAQKTRELIKRAMGGILFIDEAYSLARGGEKDFGKEAIDTLVKHMEDKQNEFILILAGYSKEMEHFLSLNPGLYSRFPLVIDFPDYTVDQLMEIASRMISERDYTFHQEAEWKLRNHLLSIRNSLHPASFSNGRYVRNVIEKSVRVQAMRLLFQEELDRKQLMTINSEDLLISDI